One segment of Macrotis lagotis isolate mMagLag1 chromosome 1, bilby.v1.9.chrom.fasta, whole genome shotgun sequence DNA contains the following:
- the TAS1R3 gene encoding taste receptor type 1 member 3, producing the protein MGLLWALAMKMAIEEINRSSELLPNVSLGYDLYDTCSLPMVTLKPSLLFMSQSGSRDIGAYCNYTQYWPRVVAVIGPHSSELALITAKLFGFFLMPQVSYGATTDRLSNREMFPSFFRTIPSDRVQLQAIVDLLNQFNWNWVAAVGSDDEYGRQGLSIFSSLANKHSICIAHEGILPLPRVKNIQDLGKVSTILAQINQSAVQVVVLFSSEAAARTLFQYCIQTKVTPKVWVASEAWLISEQVIRLPGIQRVGTILGFLLKGSSLPEFSDYVNQSLIQAANQTFCDTLGEAPPQSEDDVVGPQCPQCDNISYQNISTGLKHHQTFAVYAAVYSVAHALHLNLGCNTSGCPSQNRTRPWELVSKMYDLRFPARSLTLQFDASGNVDMAYDLKLWVWHNHRDMELLTVGSFHGGLTLNRSQIRWHSQRNQVPVSRCSRECEEGQVRRVKGFHSCCYDCLDCKAGTYRKNRDDLSCHRCEDNEWSPDLSTQCFPRTLRFLAWGESVVVALLLLLLLEVGLSLVALGLFCYHWNSPLVQASGGSLSCFGLGCLTLVCLSVLQFPGQPSKVSCLAQQPLFHLPLSGCLSTLFLKSAEAFLASEFPGRAGRLRSWLHGPQAWLLVGLVLLTEGALCTWYLIAFPQVMVTDWQALPREALVHCQVRSWFSFGLVHMVNVSLAFLCFLGTFMVQSQAGRYNLARGITFAMLVYFITWISFIPLLANVPKLYQPAMQMTAILLCALGILATFYLPKCYLLLWEPHLNTQEFFQSFLEVKPCVRGGKEEKKGSQ; encoded by the exons ATGGGGCTGCTGTGGGCCCTGGCTATGAAGATGGCCATCGAGGAAATCAACAGATCATCAGAGCTGCTGCCCAATGTGTCCCTGGGCTATGACCTCTATGACACGTGCTCTCTGCCCATGGTGACCTTGAAGCCCAGCCTTCTGTTTATGTCGCAAAGTGGGAGCCGAGACATTGGAGCCTACTGTAACTACACCCAGTACTGGCCCCGTGTGGTGGCAGTCATCGGCCCTCACTCTTCTGAGCTCGCCCTCATCACGGCCAAGCTCTTTGGTTTTTTCCTGATGCCCCAG GTCAGTTACGGAGCCACCACTGACCGACTAAGCAACCGGGAGATGTTCCCATCATTCTTCCGGACAATCCCCAGTGACCGGGTACAGTTGCAGGCCATAGTAGACCTGCTGAATCAGTTTAACTGGAATTGGGTGGCAGCTGTGGGCAGTGATGATGAGTATGGCCGCCAGGGCCTCAGCATCTTCTCCAGCTTAGCCAACAAGCATAGCATCTGCATCGCCCATGAGGGTATCCTGCCTCTGCCCagggtcaagaatatccaggatCTGGGCAAGGTATCAACCATCCTAGCACAGATTAACCAGAGTGCTGTGCAGGTGGTGGTCCTGTTCTCATCTGAAGCCGCCGCCCGTACCCTCTTTCAATACTGCATTCAAACTAAGGTGACACCCAAGGTATGGGTGGCCAGTGAGGCCTGGCTGATATCTGAACAGGTCATCAGACTGCCTGGCATCCAAAGGGTGGGCACCATCCTGGGATTTCTCCTGAAGGGTTCTTCACTGCCCGAATTCAGTGATTATGTTAATCAGTCCCTGATCCAGGCAGCCAACCAGACCTTCTGTGATACCCTCGGAGAGGCCCCGCCCCAATCCGAGGATGATGTGGTTGGGCCACAGTGTCCACAGTGTGACAACATCAGCTACCAGAACATCTCTACTGGTCTGAAGCACCATCAGACTTTTGCTGTCTACGCAGCCGTCTACAGCGTGGCTCACGCTCTCCACCTCAACTTGGGTTGCAACACCTCTGGATGCCCATCCCAGAACCGTACTCGACCCTGGGAG CTCGTGAGTAAAATGTATGATCTACGCTTCCCTGCCCGCTCGCTTACCCTGCAGTTTGATGCCAGTGGGAATGTGGACATGGCCTACGACTTGAAGCTATGGGTGTGGCACAATCACAGGGACATGGAACTCCTTACAGTGGGCTCCTTCCATGGGGGCTTGACGCTCAATCGCTCCCAGATCCGCTGGCACAGCCAAAGAAACCAG GTGCCCGTGTCCAGGTGTTCCCGGGAATGTGAGGAGGGCCAGGTGAGGAGAGTCAAAGGTTTTCATTCCTGCTGCTATGATTGTCTCGACTGCAAAGCCGGCACCTACAGAAAAAACAGAG ATGATTTGAGCTGCCATCGCTGTGAGGATAATGAGTGGTCTCCTGATCTCAGCACTCAATGCTTTCCCCGGACCCTCAGATTCTTAGCGTGGGGAGAGTCAGTGGTGGTTGCTCTGCTTCTGCTGCTGTTGCTAGAGGTGGGGCTGAGCCTGGTGGCTCTGGGCCTCTTCTGCTACCACTGGAATTCCCCACTGGTACAGGCCTCGGGAGGCAGCCTCAGCTGCTTTGGTCTAGGTTGCCTGACCCTGGTCTGCCTCAGCGTCCTCCAGTTCCCAGGCCAGCCCAGCAAGGTCAGCTGCTTGGCACAGCAACCCCTCTTCCACCTGCCACTCTCCGGCTGCCTCAGCACCCTCTTCCTCAAATCTGCCGAGGCTTTCCTGGCATCAGAATTTCCAGGCCGGGCAGGGCGGCTTCGCAGCTGGCTGCATGGGCCCCAGGCCTGGCTGCTGGTGGGCCTGGTGCTGCTCACAGAGGGGGCACTCTGCACCTGGTACCTGATTGCCTTCCCCCAAGTCATGGTGACTGACTGGCAGGCACTGCCCCGCGAGGCCCTGGTGCATTGCCAGGTACGCTCCTGGTTCAGCTTTGGCTTGGTTCATATGGTCAATGTGTCATTGGCCTTTCTCTGTTTCCTGGGTACCTTCATGGTGCAGAGCCAGGCTGGGCGATACAATCTGGCCAGGGGCATCACCTTTGCCATGCTAGTGTACTTCATCACCTGGATCTCCTTTATCCCACTCCTTGCCAATGTGCCCAAGCTCTACCAACCGGCCATGCAGATGACTGCCATCTTACTCTGTGCCCTTGGGATCCTGGCCACCTTCTACCTGCCCAAGTGCTACCTGCTACTCTGGGAGCCACATCTCAACACTCAAGAGTTTTTCCAGAGCTTTCTGGAGGTGAAGCCATGTGTCAGAGGAggcaaggaagagaagaaaggaagccAATGA